A region of Huiozyma naganishii CBS 8797 chromosome 12, complete genome DNA encodes the following proteins:
- the KNAG0L00510 gene encoding uncharacterized protein, whose amino-acid sequence MFLPPDKFRERGSLEPFLIYTLQLLNGSFGLLPCPFLQSLPLSSGQQFSSLLQKSLHGPVQIQVLHQLRQCLHFFQSVSPCENAEDSVHVGGSQMIDTLSHNCNQSLISSGRSGCRGMNQLSHRSEHLPIFYTFGGGSHPRTCYRPPNGTYVYYKQAPTNTDKQPFSQR is encoded by the coding sequence ATGTTTCTCCCTCCTGACAAATTTCGGGAACGAGGCTCTCTTGAACCATTTCTTATTTATACTCTCCAACTCCTCAACGGTTCTTTTGGTCTCCTCCCTTGCCCTTTCCTCCAGAGTCTCCCTCTCTCTAGCGGCCAACAGTTCAGCTCTCTCCTTCAGAAAAGTCTCCATGGACCAGTCCAAATACAGGTCTTGCACCAATTGAGGCAATGCCTCcacttcttccaaagtgtAAGTCCTTGCGAAAATGCGGAAGACAGCGTCCATGTTGGCGGTAGTCAAATGATAGATACGCTTAGCCATAATTGCAACCAGTCGCTTATTTCGAGTGGCAGAAGTGGTTGTCGCGGAATGAACCAGTTGTCCCATCGCTCAGAGCACCTACCCATATTTTATACGTTTGGGGGAGGCAGCCACCCCAGGACCTGTTACCGCCCTCCCAACGGTACATATGTTTACTACAAACAAGCGCCCACCAACACAGATAAGCAACCGTTCTCCCAACGGTAA
- the MAK16 gene encoding ribosome biosynthesis protein MAK16 (similar to Saccharomyces cerevisiae MAK16 (YAL025C); ancestral locus Anc_7.73) has product MSTDEIVWQVISQSFCSHRIKTRNGQHFCRDPYNVTGLCTRQSCPLANSKYATVRSDKGRIYLYIKTPERAHTPAKLWEKIKLSKNYVTALKQIDEHLLHWNNFFKHKCKQRFTKLTQVAITERRLAMREDERHYVGVAPKVKRREENRERKALSAAKIEKAIEKELLDRLKSGAYGDKPLNVDEKVWKKVLGKLDDENEDEEVDEDLEDWDEEEESDDGEVEYVAADEENEYVDVNDLEKWLADSDSEYSSDEDDSSSSDESSDEDEKTDSNKRKKTKAPKAKRPRVEIEFEEETNLQPAEQQTTEN; this is encoded by the coding sequence ATGTCCACCGATGAGATTGTATGGCAGGTGATTAGCCAGAGTTTTTGCTCGCACAGGATCAAGACGCGGAACGGGCAGCATTTCTGTCGGGACCCGTATAATGTGACTGGGTTGTGCACGAGGCAGTCCTGTCCGCTGGCGAACTCTAAATATGCGACGGTGAGGAGTGACAAGGGTCGGATATACCTGTACATCAAGACTCCCGAGAGAGCGCACACACCGGCGAAACTGTGGGAGAAGATTAAGTTGTCGAAGAACTACGTGACGGCTTTGAAGCAGATCGATGAGCATCTGCTGCACTGGAataacttcttcaaacacaaaTGTAAGCAGAGGTTTACGAAATTGACGCAGGTTGCTATCACAGAGAGGAGGCTCGCTATGAGGGAGGACGAGAGGCACTACGTCGGCGTCGCGCCGAAGGTCAAGAGGAGAGAGGAGAACAGGGAAAGGAAAGCGTTGTCCGCTGCTAAGATCGAAAAGGCTATTGAGAAGGAGTTGCTGGATAGATTGAAGTCTGGTGCGTACGGTGACAAGCCATTGAACGTGGACGAGAAAGTCTGGAAAAAAGTTCTTGGGAAGCTGGACGACGAAaacgaggacgaggaagtGGACGAAGATTTGGAGGACTGggatgaagaggaggagagcGATGATGGTGAAGTTGAGTATGTGGCTGCTGATGAGGAGAACGAGTACGTTGACGTTAACGATCTAGAAAAATGGTTGGCCGATTCTGATAGTGAGTACTCctctgatgaagatgattcctcctcctctgatGAGAGCagtgacgaggacgagaaaACAGATTCcaacaagagaaagaaaaccaAGGCTCCTAAGGCTAAACGGCCTAGAGTCGAGATTGAGTTTGAGGAGGAGACAAACTTACAACCTGCTGAACAGCAGACAACTGAAAACTAA
- the KNAG0L00480 gene encoding uncharacterized protein (similar to Saccharomyces cerevisiae PMT2 (YAL023C) and PMT3 (YOR321W); ancestral locus Anc_7.76) — MSSTAFEEGISQDTLRARGKLSGKQSSASEQEDVSKTRSAAGRSPLLLLEAVAMPILFTLLGTFVRMYRIGANNHVVWDEAHFGKFGSYYLRHEFYHDVHPPLGKMLVGLSGYIAGYNGSWDFPSGQEYPEYIDYVKMRIFNAAFSALCVPVSYFTAKAIGFSLPVVWLFTALVCFEPSYLTLGRFILLDSMLLFFTVASFYCFVMFHNQRKQPFTRKWYKWLGLTGISMGCAISVKMVGLFIITLVGMYTVADLWNLLGEKKMTWKKYGAHWLARIVGLIVFPTAVFLICFKIHFILLSHTGTGDANMPSLFQANLIGTNVGEGPRDISLGSSTISIKNQALGGALLHSHVQTYPEGSTQQQVTCYSYSDANNDWIFQRTRDLPAWNNEETDIEYVQNEQTYRLVHKNTGKNLHTHPVSAPVSKNDYEVSAYGTDEIGDPFDYWVIEIMDQVGDEDKNKLHPLTTSFRIRSKEIGCYLAQTGSSLPEWGFRQSEVACVKNPFRRDKRTWWNIETNENDILPPRPENFEYPRTGFLKDFVHLNLAMMATNNALIPDEEKFDHLASSAWQWPTLNIGLRLCGWDDDFVKYYLLGLPFSTWPSTVAVLAMMVTVVVLFLRWMRQLPVFHTNDDENVFLMGGLYPLLAWGLHYVPFVIMSRVTYVHHYLPALYFALIILAYYFDVLLKAHVQCVARIPSKLRVAIYVSYFVIFLAGFYWFSPISFGMDGPNSNYAYLNWLPKWSIADSDIVY; from the coding sequence ATGTCGTCCACTGCGTTCGAAGAGGGTATCTCCCAGGATACCCTGAGGGCGAGAGGGAAGCTGTCAGGGAAGCAGTCCTCTGCGAGTGAGCAGGAAGATGTGTCCAAAACACGCTCTGCCGCGGGGAGAAGcccgctgctgctgctcgagGCTGTCGCTATGCCGATCTTGTTCACGCTGCTCGGTACTTTTGTCAGAATGTACAGAATTGGCGCCAATAACCACGTCGTGTGGGATGAAGCGCATTTCGGTAAGTTCGGGTCGTACTACCTGAGACACGAGTTTTACCATGATGTTCACCCACCTTTGGGGAAGATGCTTGTCGGTTTGTCCGGTTACATTGCCGGCTACAACGGGTCGTGGGATTTCCCCTCGGGACAAGAGTACCCGGAGTACATTGACTACGTTAAGATGAGAATATTCAACGCGGCGTTCTCCGCTCTGTGTGTCCCCGTCTCGTACTTCACAGCGAAGGCGATCGGGTTTTCGCTGCCAGTGGTATGGTTATTCACTGCGCTCGTGTGCTTCGAACCGAGCTACTTGACCCTGGGAAGGTTCATCCTACTGGACTCGATGCTTTTGTTCTTCACCGTCGCCAGTTTCTACTGTTTCGTCATGTTCCATAACCAGAGGAAACAACCCTTCACCAGAAAATGGTACAAGTGGCTCGGGTTGACAGGGATCTCCATGGGGTGCGCAATCTCCGTCAAGATGGTAGGCCTGTTCATCATCACGCTGGTCGGAATGTACACCGTGGCTGACCTTTGGAACCTCTTGGgcgaaaagaaaatgactTGGAAGAAGTATGGTGCACACTGGCTAGCCAGAATTGTCGGACTGATCGTCTTCCCCACGGCCGTGTTTTTGATCTGCTTCAAGATCCATTTCATCCTTTTGTCACACACCGGTACGGGGGACGCCAACATGCCCTCCCTGTTCCAGGCTAACTTGATCGGCACCAACGTCGGCGAGGGTCCTCGTGACATCTCCCTCGGCTCCTCCACAATCTCCATTAAAAACCAGGCTTTAGGTGGCGCTTTGCTACACTCTCACGTACAAACATACCCAGAAGGTTCgacacaacaacaagttACCTGTTACTCTTACAGCGACGCGAACAACGATTGGATATTCCAACGTACGAGAGACTTGCCCGCTTGGAATAACGAGGAAACTGACATCGAGTACGTACAGAACGAACAGACTTACAGACTGGTCCACAAGAACACGGGTAAGAACCTGCACACCCACCCTGTCTCAGCTCCAGTGAGCAAGAACGACTACGAGGTGTCCGCGTACGGGACCGATGAGATCGGTGACCCATTCGATTACTGGGTCATTGAAATCATGGACCAAGTCGGTGATGAGGATAAGAACAAACTCCACCCGTTGACCACCTCCTTCCGTATCAGAAGCAAAGAGATTGGCTGCTACTTGGCCCAAACGGGGTCCAGTCTACCGGAATGGGGGTTCAGACAGTCCGAAGTCGCCTGTGTGAAGAACCCATTCAGAAGGGACAAACGGACATGGTGGAACATTGAAACAAACGAAAATGATATCCTACCACCAAGACCAGAAAACTTCGAGTACCCACGCACTGGGTTCCTGAAGGATTTCGTTCATTTGAACTTGGCCATGATGGCAACAAACAACGCTTTGATCCCTGATGAGGAAAAGTTCGACCATTTGGCCTCTTCTGCTTGGCAATGGCCCACTTTGAACATCGGTTTGAGACTGTGTGGCTGGGATGACGATTTTGTCAAGTACTACTTGTTGGGTTTGCCGTTCTCAACATGGCCGTCCACTGTGGCCGTGCTCGCCATGATGGTCACCGTGGTTGTTCTGTTTTTAAGATGGATGAGACAGTTACCGGTCTTCCACACAAACGACGACGAAAACGTGTTTTTGATGGGTGGGTTGTACCCATTGCTGGCATGGGGATTACATTACGTGCCCTTCGTTATCATGTCGAGAGTCACTTACGTCCACCACTACTTGCCCGCGCTGTACTTTGCCCTTATCATCCTCGCTTACTATTTCGATGTCCTATTGAAGGCTCATGTCCAGTGCGTGGCAAGAATCCCCTCGAAATTGAGAGTGGCCATCTACGTCTCTTACTTTGTCATCTTTTTGGCTGGGTTCTACTGGTTCTCTCCAATCTCATTTGGTATGGACGGTCCAAACTCGAACTACGCCTATTTGAACTGGTTACCTAAATGGTCTATTGCagactctgatattgtgtattgA
- the KNAG0L00520 gene encoding uncharacterized protein (similar to Saccharomyces cerevisiae PSK1 (YAL017W) and PSK2 (YOL045W); ancestral locus Anc_7.86), with translation MVVTIKEYADAVPYPRFPKSALLDLSTSCSSMASLSTLDEEDASGNANSLRYIEAMKLYVMDKAAFLRRFSVDEAHIITMLNKQETLLTADVSTLGARKRVKKFSDYEVVLELGQGAYGQVSLVQNKSTEEFLILKKIFKERILLDTWVRDRKYGTVPSEIHILTKLTELPHDNVVSMIDFFEDDDFYYVEMPIHGQGDGCIELFDFIDIRDEVSDWECKLIIKQLVSAIKYLHDRDIVHRDIKDENIIMDARGHIQLIDFGSATNAVRGPFRTFLGTIDYEPPEVARGEPFLGKPQDIWALGILLYILRFKEPPFLDQKAILTGDLKFPQGTSVNTDCIDLINAILSPRVDERPTIDDIVEHKWLQF, from the coding sequence ATGGTTGTGACTATCAAGGAGTATGCGGACGCAGTGCCGTACCCTAGGTTCCCGAAAAGCGCGCTCTTGGACCTTTCGACGTCGTGTTCGTCGATGGCGTCTTTGAGCACGCTGGATGAGGAGGATGCCTCCGGTAACGCAAACAGTCTGCGGTACATCGAGGCAATGAAGTTGTATGTCATGGACAAGGCCGCGTTCCTGCGACGGTTCAGTGTCGATGAGGCACACATTATAACGATGCTTAACAAGCAGGAGACGTTGCTCACCGCTGACGTGTCGACTCTGGGGGCCCGCAAGAGAGTCAAGAAGTTCTCTGACTACGAGGTTGTGTTGGAGTTGGGTCAAGGTGCGTACGGGCAAGTCAGTCTCGTACAGAACAAGTCCACGGAGGAGTTTCTCATCCTCAAGAAGATTTTCAAGGAGAGGATACTGCTGGATACGTGGGTCCGCGACAGGAAGTACGGTACTGTACCATCAGAGATACATATCCTGACGAAGTTGACGGAGCTGCCGCACGATAATGTCGTCTCGATGatcgatttcttcgaggATGACGATTTTTACTACGTAGAGATGCCCATACATGGGCAGGGAGACGGGTGCATCGAGTTGTTTGACTTCATCGATATAAGGGACGAGGTCAGCGACTGGGAGTGCAAGCTGATAATCAAGCAATTGGTCTCCGCGATCAAGTACCTCCACGACAGAGACATCGTGCACAGAGACATCAAGGATGAAAACATTATTATGGACGCGAGGGGACACATCCAGCTGATCGACTTTGGGTCCGCTACAAACGCAGTGAGAGGACCCTTCAGGACTTTCTTGGGGACTATCGACTACGAACCACCAGAGGTCGCTCGTGGTGAACCCTTTTTGGGGAAACCACAGGACATATGGGCACTCGGTATTTTATTGTACATTCTCCGCTTTAAAGAACCGCCATTTTTGGACCAGAAGGCAATACTCACGGGGGATTTGAAGTTCCCACAGGGGACATCGGTCAACACCGACTGTATTGACCTCATCAATGCGATACTAAGTCCCCGGGTCGACGAAAGACCCACTATCGATGACATCGTCGAACATAAATGGCTACAATTTTAG
- the LDB19 gene encoding Ldb19p (similar to Saccharomyces cerevisiae LDB19 (YOR322C); ancestral locus Anc_7.75), whose product MVFAKLYSSISRSENSGDSLLGGASSGSSSTNSRDYPIELAISVESPPCVMYGTATESSGALLSGVFTLTVKDPHGRKGKHNSDTLGDERLAATNSADASDKRRSGLFSTFSNLAITNSNQGNQAGFNAAQSKPKIMSGYTKVKVKSVTLSLVQRVHYQKPFVPDTSAIQNCANCKNKITNMKVWQIQTMVLDKTVGVHSYPFSYLVPGSVPSTCGLGFSGETRVSYELCGVVTYYSPHYGKQKEPRETSLRVSIPIPITRSITRGPDKNSLRVFPPTELTAAAVLPNVIYPKSTFPLEMKLDGISSDDRRWRMRKLSWRIEETTRVRSNACKVHTNNLSQLEQEIQRKEIERSKKPAQAIKRYGDIGPQIRVSVASPDNMPVAVNLNNTGVSTGRNATPLGRSGEANNAERRSNEPPHQQQRRATNSNGMRDNDDDDEDSNDADTHFIHPSDDALRQEILEQQQRIKEEQLRREIAKNNSTLFTEEIRIVSKGEIKNGWKTDFDNNGKIELVTDIDCMALNSGVYNPLLHASTANPHVEPKRAPITIAGDIQDPNLGIYVSHVLAVEIVVAEETLQYSNGQPVNKSKSDKLKSPPNSNNIEPNNADQRLAELSPMFANRNTPKVRLVSEEGDLSPSTSRNSLNGSHAAPGPKIVSVPTGAARVLRMQFRLNVTERSGLGISWDEEVPPIYQDVKDKAPPCYENVSKGTVISHVDLGVVDGDENVDEFGDAPQLRRVKNSDLPIKITPPPVAYHGGSSSSTNNNENGHLLTTVQSPQLEPIISLQGNVPFRGQVLTPANTRNVAVRNVSELLDTDRITQ is encoded by the coding sequence ATGGTGTTTGCAAAACTATACTCTTCAATAAGCCGGTCTGAGAACTCCGGGGATTCCCTGCTGGGCGGCGCGTCCTCTGGTTCCTCCTCGACGAATTCGAGGGATTATCCTATAGAGCTGGCCATCTCTGTTGAGTCCCCGCCTTGTGTGATGTACGGTACTGCCACGGAGTCCTCAGGGGCCCTGCTGAGCGGGGTTTTTACTCTGACGGTAAAGGACCCGCATGGACGGAAAGGTAAGCATAATTCCGATACGTTGGGTGATGAGCGTCTTGCGGCGACCAACAGTGCCGATGCTAGTGATAAGCGAAGGAGTGGGCTTTTCAGTACATTCTCGAATCTGGCAATCACCAATTCCAACCAGGGGAATCAAGCTGGTTTCAACGCCGCACAGTCCAAACCCAAGATTATGTCTGGGTATACAAAAGTCAAGGTGAAAAGTGTCACATTGTCCTTGGTGCAGAGAGTACATTATCAAAAGCCATTTGTACCGGACACGAGTGCTATTCAAAACTGTGCAAACTGTAAGAATAAAATAACCAACATGAAAGTATGGCAAATCCAAACAATGGTGCTTGATAAAACCGTCGGGGTGCACTCGTACCCGTTCTCATACCTGGTACCTGGATCTGTCCCGTCTACTTGTGGGTTGGGATTCAGTGGTGAGACTAGGGTCTCGTATGAACTCTGCGGTGTCGTGACGTATTACTCCCCACACTATGGAAAGCAGAAGGAGCCAAGGGAAACTTCGCTGCGAGTTTCTATACCTATACCAATAACAAGAAGTATCACAAGGGGTCCCGATAAGAACTCTCTCAGGGTGTTCCCGCCGACAGAATTGacagctgctgctgtatTGCCCAACGTGATCTATCCGAAATCTACATTCCCCTTGGAGATGAAACTGGATGGGATTTCGTCCGATGACAGAAGGTGGAGGATGAGGAAGCTTTCCTGGAGGATAGAGGAGACAACACGAGTCAGAAGCAACGCCTGTAAAGTTCACACTAATAACCTGTCGCAATTGGAGCAAGAAATACAGAGGaaggaaattgaaagaaGTAAGAAACCTGCCCAGGCTATCAAACGGTACGGAGATATTGGTCCCCAAATTCGAGTATCTGTGGCGTCACCTGACAACATGCCTGTAGCGGTAAATTTGAATAACACGGGGGTCAGTACAGGTCGCAATGCAACCCCTCTTGGCCGGTCTGGGGAAGCCAACAATGCTGAACGAAGGTCGAATGAACCTCCGCATCAGCAACAGAGGAGAGCTACAAACAGTAATGGGATGAGAGATaacgatgacgatgatgaggataGCAATGATGCAGATACACATTTCATTCACCCAAGTGATGATGCTCTAAGGCAGGAAATTCTAGAACAACAGCAAAGAATCAAGGAGGAGCAACTGCGGAGAGAAATCGCAAAGAATAACAGTACTTTGTTCACGGAAGAGATAAGGATTGTTTCAAAGGGAGAGATCAAAAACGGCTGGAAGACTGACTTTGATAACAATGGGAAAATAGAGCTCGTTACGGATATCGATTGCATGGCGCTGAACTCTGGCGTGTATAACCCGTTGCTACATGCTTCAACGGCAAACCCACATGTTGAACCAAAGAGAGCGCCAATAACAATCGCAGGAGATATACAGGACCCTAATCTGGGTATTTATGTCTCACACGTTTTGGCTGTCGAGATAGTGGTTGCAGAGGAAACGTTACAGTACTCGAACGGACAACCCGTtaacaagagcaagagcGATAAATTGAAATCGCCGCCCAATTCTAACAATATTGAACCGAACAATGCGGATCAAAGACTCGCTGAACTATCCCCCATGTTCGCCAACCGGAACACACCAAAAGTGCGATTGGTATCGGAGGAGGGCGACTTGAGTCCATCTACTTCTCGTAATAGTTTGAACGGATCGCACGCTGCACCAGGACCCAAAATAGTCAGCGTTCCAACCGGAGCTGCTCGTGTTCTTCGGATGCAGTTCAGATTGAATGTCACGGAACGGTCCGGTCTTGGTATATCGTGGGACGAAGAGGTGCCTCCCATATATCAGGACGTTAAGGATAAGGCCCCACCTTGTTACGAAAACGTGAGCAAGGGCACAGTGATCTCCCATGTGGACTTGGGTGTTGTCGACGGGGACGAAAACGTCGATGAATTTGGAGATGCACCCCAGTTGAGAAGAGTCAAGAATAGTGACCTGCCAATAAAGATCACGCCTCCGCCGGTGGCCTACCATGGAggcagcagtagtagtaccAATAACAACGAGAACGGTCACCTGTTGACTACTGTCCAGTCGCCACAGTTAGAACCTATCATCAGTCTGCAGGGGAACGTCCCCTTCCGAGGCCAGGTGCTAACCCCTGCCAACACGAGAAATGTTGCTGTGAGAAATGTATCCGAGCTCTTAGACACAGACAGGATAACTCAATGA
- the GSH2 gene encoding glutathione synthase (similar to Saccharomyces cerevisiae GSH2 (YOL049W); ancestral locus Anc_7.82), giving the protein MDFEKKEHPEFPTVNKAHVEQVIVPELSQWCLTNGVALASSENVYTAVAAPTTVFPTPVPRAAYQSAKQLQKPFNKLYAQIANSKWLLKETKSLAKADPEFTGRLFKLYEDRTAKSKQTLKYGIFRSDYLIDHKTASVKQVEFNTVSVSFGGLSSKVGELHSYLNVMGKYDVAGKSFYEPGELHVSESIVFLVKALAAALTLYKVDTEDTAAKREQDDKVVLFVVEPKELNLYDQKLLEYNLLKLYGINSLRATLDEVKTEFTYGRDNRLVHKKTGKEAGVVYYRTGYDVRDYAKEDHWDARGFLEESFAVKAPDLSVQLAGTKKIQQLLTEDKVISKFVDDAKTKKELMDSFVKIYPLDNSEQGKLGKKLALEKPENYVLKPQREGGGHNVYKKDIPAFLKGIKEDEWDAYILMELIDAKPTTKNFIVRDGKLSTEPIISELGIYGSIIFDGDNIHMNDYSGSLLRSKLVSSNEGGVVAGFGCIDSMYLMD; this is encoded by the coding sequence ATGGATTtcgagaagaaagagcaCCCTGAGTTCCCCACTGTCAACAAAGCACACGTCGAGCAAGTCATCGTCCCCGAATTGAGCCAATGGTGCTTGACTAACGGTGTCGCATTGGCGTCGAGCGAAAACGTGTACACCGCAGTAGCAGCCCCGACAACGGTGTTCCCAACTCCTGTCCCACGGGCAGCCTACCAGTCCGCGAAACAGTTGCAGAAACCGTTCAACAAGCTGTACGCGCAAATCGCCAACTCTAAATGGCTTCTCAAGGAGACCAAGAGCCTCGCCAAGGCGGACCCGGAATTCACAGGCAGGCTGTTCAAGCTGTACGAGGACCGCACCGCGAAATCAAAGCAGACGCTAAAGTATGGTATCTTCCGCTCGGACTACTTGATCGACCACAAGACTGCATCCGTCAAGCAGGTCGAGTTCAACACCGTTTCCGTGTCCTTTGGCGGTCTGTCCTCGAAAGTCGGTGAACTGCACTCGTATTTGAACGTGATGGGGAAGTACGACGTTGCAGGGAAGTCCTTCTACGAGCCCGGTGAATTGCACGTCTCTGAATCCATCGTCTTCCTTGTGAAAGCACTTGCCGCAGCGTTGACCCTATACAAAGTCGACACCGAGGATACCGCTGCAAAGAGGGAGCAGGACGATAAAGTCGTCTTGTTTGTCGTGGAACCAAAGGAATTGAACCTTTACGATCAGAAACTGCTCGAGTACAACTTGTTGAAGCTGTATGGTATCAACTCTCTGCGTGCCACTTTGGATGAGGTCAAGACCGAGTTCACTTACGGCAGGGACAACAGACTTGTCCACAAGAAAACGGGCAAGGAGGCCGGTGTCGTCTACTACAGAACGGGCTACGACGTACGTGACTATGCCAAGGAGGACCACTGGGACGCCAGGGGGTTCCTGGAGGAGTCCTTCGCCGTGAAGGCCCCTGACCTATCGGTCCAGTTGGCAGGGACAAAGAAGATCCAACAATTGTTGACTGAAGATAAAGTCATCTCGAAATTCGTCGACGATGCAAAGACCAAGAAGGAACTGATGGACAGTTTCGTTAAGATCTACCCATTGGACAACTCGGAGCAAGGTAAGCTGGGCAAGAAATTGGCTTTGGAGAAGCCCGAGAATTACGTTTTGAAACCACAGAGAGAGGGCGGCGGGCATAACGTTTACAAGAAGGATATCCCCGCATTCTTGAAAGGCATCAAAGAGGACGAATGGGATGCGTACATTCTAATGGAGTTGATCGATGCCAAGCCCACAACGAAGAATTTCATTGTGCGGGACGGCAAACTGTCCACAGAACCTATCATTAGCGAGCTGGGCATTTACGGTTCGATTATCTTTGACGGCGATAACATCCATATGAACGACTACAGCGGGTCGCTACTAAGATCGAAGCTGGTCTCCTCGAACGAGGGCGGTGTTGTTGCCGGATTCGGCTGTATCGATAGCATGTACCTGATGGATTGA
- the RRT8 gene encoding Rrt8p (similar to Saccharomyces cerevisiae YOL048C; ancestral locus Anc_7.83), producing the protein MAAERTFDSEKSQLEYYSFRCSTERYLNQRWRRMYYLKEYFLKDFCTPRTFSFPLQGFYEVVTKSKYWEMTGLLLVCHLVLFVVIAAIIYIPLMTLLSPLMVLLGPIGVILVHIQWIIQSQAISGFVVKLTIWPTYQYRIFQMALLYNTGTCSKPMKRPGIQRSTQPAAYRGVNTDWSKRISVSMHILYVVGRFLFFLLISLIPIVGPIVVNLLHSSSRAAAYIRNYLEWRGCEPAQMKELKKVRSGLFWAFGIPATLLDLVPFISIVSAAGNTVAATKWGLELTGKGIV; encoded by the exons ATGGCTGCGGAGCGCACTTTCGACTCGGAAAAGAGCCAGCTCGAGTACTACTCCTTCAGGTGCTCTACTGAACGGTACCTAAACCAgagatggagaagaatGTACTACCTGAAGGAGTATTTCCTGAAGGACTTCTGTACCCCTAGGACTTTCAGCTTCCCGTTACAA GGTTTCTACGAGGTTGTCACGAAATCCAAGTACTGGGAAATGACAGGGCTTCTCCTGGTTTGCCATCTTGTTCTCTTTGTGGTGATAGCGGCTATTATTTATATCCCACTCATGACGCTTTTGTCGCCATTGATGGTCCTGTTGGGACCAATTGGTGTGATTTTGGTACACATTCAGTGGATCATACAGTCTCAGGCCATCAGTGGGTTTGTCGTGAAGCTTACCATATGGCCCACTTATCAATATAGAATATTCCAAATGGCACTGTTATACAATACGGGGACATGCTCCAAACCTATGAAAAGGCCCGGTATCCAGAGAAGTACTCAACCGGCGGCATATAGAGGAGTCAATACTGACTGGTCCAAAAGGATTTCCGTCTCTATGCACATCCTGTACGTTGTCGGCCGGttccttttcttcctgTTGATTTCGCTTATCCCCATCGTGGGCCCCATTGTGGTTAACTTACTACATTCAAGTTCCAGAGCAGCAGCGTACATAAGAAACTACTTGGAGTGGAGGGGTTGTGAGCCGGCTCAAatgaaggaattgaagaaagtcCGCAGTGGGTTATTTTGGGCGTTTGGAATTCCTGCCACTTTGCTCGACTTGGTTCCCTTTATTTCCATCGTGTCAGCAGCGGGAAACACTGTGGCTGCCACCAAATGGGGGTTGGAGCTAACGGGGAAAGGTATTGTCTAG